Below is a window of Plasmodium brasilianum strain Bolivian I chromosome 14, whole genome shotgun sequence DNA.
GAGAAATAGCAAAATAGCCAAACAGCACAATGGACAGGGTATGTGAACAAATTTGGGCATGAGCACTATTAGGAAACTGTCTTAAGGCTAGTACACACATGGGCTTAAATTACATTTGCATCATTTTAACTTGTTAACAGTTCATTCAACTTCAAccctttatattttaagcaAACatctgtacatatatatatgcgcatataAATGGGCTCACACAAAAAGATTTCACAAGCGTacccatacatacataaatacatacataaatatatatacccacacacacatatgtacactcTTACATTTCTATGTGCTCCACCCTCTCGATGGCCTCTAAAATAAATTCCTGCCTCGAATAATAATTTCCGCTTTTCTCTTCTTGTGATTCAACATTTACATTTGAATATTTCTTCAAGTAATTTAAATAGTCagaaatgtttatatttatgtgcgaataaacatttaaataaatatgaggACAAAATAATGATTTCGAATCGAATAAGTGATAAAAATTACTACTCTGAAGTAACAgctctttttcatttaattgtAAATTTGTTTGATTAAAATCAAAGTAAGTGTTCCCCTTTTTTACTAAATATCTTTTATAACGCAGAATTGaagaaaatatgataaaatttcTCTTCTCGTtcttaattaatttattatcttCTTCCTCAACATCATTATTTTCCCTATCTCTTATATTGTTTTCatcatttaatttgttattatattcaaaagAGAGCTCATTAATGTtgtcattttcatttaatttatcgCGTTCTTCAATATTATCACAAATATTTCTTCCTTGTTCTTCCTCTATTCGGCTTATTTGCATTATcactttatttatatacttataaatttatttattcacttattcatttatttattttattttatttttttatttatgccGCTGGCCTCTATCCGtttgaagaaaatatttatcacCTACTACTTGAAGCGAACTGCTTATTCCTTAATGTTTAATTTCTTCCGTTTCCTATTTCAATTTATTCTTTCTGTGATACTACAACCATTTTACTACATCACATCAGCCGTGTGCTCCTTttcaaaaattgaaaaaaaaagaaaagaactAATAAGCCAATAAACTAGTTATGAATTCTTATTAACGTCTGTTCAGATGGTTTAATTcgatttaattaaatacgATTTGAAATGCGctctatattatatatttaataaagtaaataaaacaCCAAAAAATCTTTTACCATATTACAAGTACAAACATGAAcgaattatatgtatgtgtttaaTGCGTACGTTAAGTCTGCTTCATTACCTACGTAGAAATACAGAACTATTTACAACTATTTAAAATACGATTccaattaataataaatgaaaatgcttacaataaaaaaggaataaatatttttattgtaacCATATCCATGAAATTtatcttatattttgtaCTACAAAGAAAATGGGTATTAAAGAATAGCTCATGAAGTGAATAtgttgtaattttattaaaaaaaatttaatgacAAAAAATTAGGGTAAGGCGAAGGAGGTTCCCTTCTAGGCTTGTGGACTGTATAATACGTggacacatatatacaacaaTAACACATACTTAAcgagaattatataaaaaaaaaaaaaaaaaaaaagaagaaaggaaAGAATGGActgaaagaaagaaaatcacgaggaaaatataataaaaagaaagcaTACAGAACTCTCAGTCGGTGAGTTTAAATTAGGTTTAAATTAGGCCTAAATTAAATGGTAGAATTAACAcgaaaaaggtaaaataataaaagaacaaaacaaaaaaaaaaaaaaaaaaaaaaaaaaaaaaaaaaaaaaagaaaaaaaaagaaaaatgtaaaaagaaaaaagaaaaaagaaaaaagtaaaaagaaaaaagttaaaaaaaattgattttCATTGCATAATtcctattaaaaaattttattaaaaaaaaaaaaaaaaaaagctacaAAAAGGGCTTGATACAAATTCTCCTTAAAAAgttcttattttctttttttatgagtaaaagaaaaaaaaatatagcttaaaaataaatatttcttttcgtGTTATATCTAGAACAACTACCTTTTAAGCAAAAGTACCGCACACAATAAAGAATACGTGTGTTGGGGAGGGGGGGGTAAAACTCAATAACACTTTTTGAACGAGGTGACAAATTACATGGTTTTATGTTTACAGGAAAAAGCTTCgtaaatattatgaactcgaatagtgtatatataatatatatatatatatattatatatatattatatatatatgtgtatgtatgagcacattttaaatatcGATATCCATTTGTCAATTgattcttttataatttctggAACTTAATATTGGGCTTTAAATATAAGTGTGAACTTTTAGCGGTAAGTTTTTAGCTTTTACTTTTCCTCTTTCCccattttcataaataaaagaatgcataaaaataaggtacattaaaatgtaaaaagggctttacacaaaaaaaaaaaaaaaaaaaattatatatatacatatatgtataggaTGCGACAGGAAATGCAGTTAACGAGgcaatttcttttttccttttttttttttttcttttgccCCATCAAGTTTACGTTTATTCCTCTTTTATTTCgaagttttatatttttcttttatttttcaaaaagatTAAAACATTAACACGTAATAgggtatacatttatgtaattttataaatgtattttcttttgtttaagcatatacatatttgcgTGTGTAAATGTTGTGAgtagtacatatatttttagtacatatacatacatatacatacataaatatatgtacccatatgtacatataaaacatatatatatgtaaatgcaaatatatttgtacaccCCAGTCACCTGTACTTTTATAAGCATTAAACATGGCGAACAAGAAAGCGGAGGCAGCTCGAAAGGCATTTTACGATGACGATGTAGAAAAGTCAAAAGAAGCACATGATTTTTATCATACTTTAGATAAACATGGAGAAAACCATAGTCTTGATAAAGACAATTtgaaaacaataatttttgGAAGTCTAGATGGaataattacaatatttGCTATAGTGTCAGGTTGTGTAGGAGCCAAAATAACACCTGCACAGGTCATAATTATTGGTATTGGTAATTTATTTGCAAATGCAATTTCTATGGGCTTCAGTGAATATACAAGCTCAACAGCACAAAGAGATTTTATGTTagctgaaaaaaaaagagaagaatgGGAAATAGAAAATTGCCCATCAGAAGAAAAACAAGAAATGAttgatatttatattaataaatataaattcgaAAGTGAGGATGCAAGAAATTTAGTTGAAATAACTTTTcggaataaaaatttttttcttggaCATATGATGTCAGAAGAACTAGGACTTATTGTTACAAATGAAGATAAAAATGAGTCTCTAATTAAGGGAATTATCATGTTTTTAAGTTTTTGTGTCTTTGGTTTAATTCCCTTATCAGCTTATATAGCATATACagtattttttgaatatacaGATTATAACACTTCCTTTATCGTGGTTTTTGTTTCAACATTAGtaactttatttattttaggCTTATTTAAGGTACTTCCAAACTTTTACGTGCTTATGTTTGTGTGCGGAACTGCTACAACTTGAGGACATACGTGCACACgctgatatatatacatattcctgcatatatatacgtgaaCATATTTGTACTTACGTATagatacatgtacatacatacatctACGTTTACATACTTGTACCTATTTATACcaacatatacgtacatgtacacatacatgCCTGTGTTcacgtacatgtatatatttgcatacgCCCCTACACgagtacataatttttaccacatttgtacataatttttatcacatttgtacataatttttccacatttgtacataatttttccacatttgtacataatttttaccacatttgtacataatttttccaCATTTGCAGTCGCAGTTTACGAATCAGAAGCCTATTAGCTGTGCCCTTTGCATGGTCTTCAATGGTTCAGTTGCGGGAATGGTACCGTTTTTATTAGGAATAgttcttaaaaataacatagcAGACTAATAAGAAGCtgttacacatatatgcgtAGCGAAGTCATAAAATTGCATaagttttccttttttcaattttgtactatgtattattattattttaaaaatatcctgacctttttaatgattttattttaaatttctttaatatatatacactttttaatatccttttctttttctttttcgtcTCATTCATTTTGCTCGTATGATggttattacaaaaaaaaaaaaaaagaagtctgcaatatatatatgtatatacacgtatacgtatgtatgtgcataagtatatatgtgtgtatgtatgtatgtgtgtgcgtatcttaatatttcttgttttttccttttaaaggAGGAAATAAGAAAGATACTCTATAACTTTTAATTACTGTAATTTTTCAagtgaaatatttataacaaaataacgCCTTTTTATCTAtaatctataaaaaaattttctgttcaaaataaagttttactaagtaaaattataagaaaaaagtatatattaaaattccCATTTTTGCAGCTttaacaggaaaaaaaaaaaaattttttttttttttttttttttttgctttattgcaagtaaaaaaatattcacatttttattattattggaTTATATGCTTACTTCTGAGATCCATAAGTGTCCCTAATATTCGCAATTCTATGAGATTCTCAAAAGAGTTTGGTAGACCATTTTCTTAGCATGACTACATTTCTACctttatataagtacatatatatttatacgtatatacatgtatatatatacatttatttatgcatcTTTATACCTGCTATTACTTATACATTGGGCGCATTTTCAAGGAGCCATTTTCAAAAAGGTGCTACTATTTTGCAAATGCTTCCAATAACGCTTAgagaaaacataaaaactGCTTAAGCGAATGgcttttcatttaattctaAAAGACACTGTAACTATGTTCGcattatattccttttttttgtaagaaaaaagggaaaaaaacgTTCTTTTTCTGCTTATAAATGCATCATGaaattttgataattttattagaaCTTTCGAAAATTAGGCAagatacatttattttataaaaaaagatattaaaattttgaaaatgtaactgtttaatatttatttgtgaacatgaaaaaagaaaaaaatattataataaaaagtagaataaaataaaaaaaataaataaataacgGTCAAAAGGGCTAAAATAAATCATAcgttattaaatttttaagcaTAAGCACACCTCTGAGAAATATTTGCAAATAATTAAATGCCTATTCTTGTGATTTTGAAttgtcaaaaaaaataaaataagagtATTCATATAGAAGTAGAAGAACATGATTAATATTCGTATGAAGAAGTAAAAGAAGCAAGGGATGAGCAAAACAACAAAGCGGCGAAGCAAATGTTCTACCCATTCTTTAAGCTAAATATTGTCGATTTTACGTCTTGTTGATGATGAACTCCACCTATAAGTACTTTTGTTAACAATTGTAATGACATATAATATTAGGCATCATTTAACAATACTTCTAACTGTCTCTTCTTTTACTTCAAATTTCAGTTGTCCTATTTAGCTACCTGCGCTTTGTGCTTCATTTTATGAGt
It encodes the following:
- a CDS encoding vacuolar iron transporter translates to MANKKAEAARKAFYDDDVEKSKEAHDFYHTLDKHGENHSLDKDNLKTIIFGSLDGIITIFAIVSGCVGAKITPAQVIIIGIGNLFANAISMGFSEYTSSTAQRDFMLAEKKREEWEIENCPSEEKQEMIDIYINKYKFESEDARNLVEITFRNKNFFLGHMMSEELGLIVTNEDKNESLIKGIIMFLSFCVFGLIPLSAYIAYTVFFEYTDYNTSFIVVFVSTLVTLFILGLFKFTNQKPISCALCMVFNGSVAGMVPFLLGIVLKNNIAD